A single window of Geoanaerobacter pelophilus DNA harbors:
- the plsY gene encoding glycerol-3-phosphate 1-O-acyltransferase PlsY — translation MTVELIIVIAAYLVGSIPTGLLLARLMGGVDIRTTGSGNIGATNVSRTLGWKVGVLTLLGDCLKGVVPVLVARHFGVTEGWLALTAFAAFAGHVYTVFLRFKGGKGVATALGVFLALSPLSVAGAVVIFALMLWKWRYVSLGSITAAAAMPLLVALIDRRGLIFLMSIAIATIVIWKHRENISRLKSGTESKFKG, via the coding sequence GTGACAGTTGAACTCATTATTGTAATAGCCGCTTACCTTGTGGGCTCCATCCCGACCGGATTGCTGCTGGCGCGCCTGATGGGTGGCGTTGATATCCGGACCACCGGCAGTGGCAACATTGGGGCAACCAATGTCAGTCGTACCCTGGGTTGGAAGGTGGGCGTCTTGACATTGCTGGGGGACTGCCTCAAGGGGGTTGTCCCGGTCCTGGTCGCGCGGCATTTCGGGGTCACGGAGGGGTGGCTCGCCCTGACTGCCTTTGCCGCATTCGCCGGGCATGTCTATACCGTTTTTCTGCGATTCAAGGGGGGGAAAGGGGTTGCCACTGCCCTTGGCGTGTTCCTGGCGCTTTCTCCGCTATCGGTGGCCGGTGCCGTGGTGATCTTTGCGCTGATGCTCTGGAAGTGGCGCTATGTATCACTTGGTTCGATAACGGCGGCGGCCGCTATGCCTCTGCTGGTGGCTCTTATTGATCGGAGGGGACTGATCTTCCTCATGTCAATCGCCATTGCCACCATTGTTATCTGGAAGCATCGCGAGAATATCAGCCGCTTGAAAAGCGGCACTGAGAGCAAATTCAAGGGATGA
- a CDS encoding YihY/virulence factor BrkB family protein, with protein MALDSKIEKAISELLGLHPEKYPGALGHGIKIAQILVVAAKDFLADRCPLKASALSYTTILSLVPFLALVFAVLKGFSIQNRLEPLIVQQVAAGSEKAVAKIIQYINNTNVASLGIVGLLALVITAVSLFDSIEEAFNDIWGVSETRSLYRKFTDYLSVALAAPLLMLAAASITTSLKSQAVVLWLLHVPYLGAFVFHGLGFIPYLSIWLALIFFYVFIPNTKVRFSSALIGGVLAGTLWQLAQWCYIHFQMGVTRYNAIYGALSLVPLVMVWIYTSWVVVLFGGEVAWAHQTLRSCRRGLRMAPDHAMQEYLALSLFRIIAAAFVAGSPARSVEEIAEELDVPTRIIQDLFHYFVDRGFLLEGGADASGCLPARDIATLTVHEILTALRGYGGSGFTSMVADSAGIDAVVRRIEHGRAEALAGMTVRDLAMMPPVIDKTPKNSI; from the coding sequence ATGGCTCTTGACTCGAAAATAGAAAAAGCGATCTCAGAGCTTCTCGGTCTCCACCCGGAAAAGTATCCGGGGGCACTCGGCCATGGTATTAAAATAGCTCAGATTCTGGTGGTTGCCGCCAAGGATTTCCTGGCTGACCGTTGCCCGTTGAAGGCTTCAGCCCTCAGTTATACGACCATACTGTCGCTTGTGCCGTTTCTCGCCCTGGTATTTGCCGTTCTTAAGGGATTCAGCATCCAGAATCGCTTGGAACCTTTGATTGTGCAACAGGTGGCTGCCGGTTCCGAAAAAGCGGTAGCAAAGATCATTCAGTATATAAACAATACGAACGTGGCCTCGCTGGGGATTGTCGGCCTGTTGGCGCTGGTTATTACTGCGGTTTCGCTGTTCGATTCCATCGAGGAAGCCTTCAACGATATCTGGGGGGTATCTGAAACCCGCTCCCTCTATCGCAAGTTTACCGACTACCTCAGTGTTGCCCTTGCTGCGCCGCTGTTGATGCTGGCTGCCGCCAGCATTACCACGAGCCTGAAGAGTCAGGCCGTTGTCCTGTGGCTGCTGCATGTTCCCTATCTTGGCGCCTTTGTTTTCCATGGTTTGGGGTTCATCCCGTATCTGAGTATCTGGCTGGCCCTGATATTCTTTTATGTTTTCATCCCCAACACCAAGGTGCGCTTTAGCTCGGCGCTGATCGGCGGGGTGCTGGCAGGCACTCTCTGGCAACTGGCCCAGTGGTGCTACATCCACTTCCAGATGGGGGTCACCAGGTACAATGCCATTTATGGCGCTTTGTCGCTGGTTCCACTGGTAATGGTGTGGATCTACACCAGTTGGGTAGTGGTGCTGTTTGGCGGGGAAGTCGCCTGGGCGCATCAGACCCTCAGGAGTTGCCGCAGGGGGTTGCGGATGGCTCCGGACCATGCCATGCAGGAATACCTTGCTCTTTCGCTTTTCAGGATAATCGCTGCTGCGTTTGTAGCGGGGAGCCCGGCACGGAGCGTTGAGGAGATTGCCGAAGAGCTGGATGTGCCGACGCGCATCATCCAGGACCTGTTTCACTATTTTGTCGATCGCGGATTTCTGCTTGAAGGGGGAGCCGATGCCTCCGGTTGTCTCCCTGCCCGTGATATTGCTACTCTGACAGTGCATGAAATCTTAACCGCCTTACGAGGGTATGGCGGGAGCGGTTTTACTTCTATGGTTGCTGATTCAGCCGGTATTGACGCGGTGGTGCGCCGGATTGAACATGGCAGAGCAGAGGCTCTGGCCGGCATGACCGTCAGGGACCTGGCAATGATGCCGCCTGTCATTGACAAAACGCCGAAGAATAGCATATAG
- a CDS encoding rhodanese-like domain-containing protein: MKPEVKQSLLGIIVVVILASMIGIGLNWKLLANAWSGKVVAKSPAGSSQLAIPLPLGLMQVKELFDKKEAIFIDSRDRNTYAAGHIKGAISLPLLEAGTLVAEFSGRIPNNAMLVVYCNGYACEDSVELGKQLLAAGYATVYYFDGGFPAWRDARYPTAGGKQ; this comes from the coding sequence GTGAAACCAGAGGTTAAACAGTCGTTGTTGGGAATAATTGTGGTGGTGATTCTTGCATCAATGATCGGCATCGGCCTGAACTGGAAGCTGCTTGCCAATGCCTGGAGCGGCAAGGTGGTGGCAAAGTCGCCAGCCGGGTCTTCTCAGTTGGCAATCCCTCTGCCGCTTGGATTGATGCAGGTGAAGGAACTGTTCGACAAGAAGGAAGCGATCTTCATTGATTCCCGCGACCGGAACACCTATGCCGCCGGTCATATCAAAGGGGCAATATCCCTGCCGCTGCTGGAGGCCGGTACCCTGGTGGCCGAATTCAGTGGCCGAATCCCCAATAACGCCATGCTTGTTGTCTACTGTAATGGCTATGCCTGCGAGGACAGTGTGGAACTGGGCAAGCAGCTCCTTGCTGCCGGTTACGCAACGGTTTATTATTTCGACGGTGGTTTCCCGGCCTGGCGCGATGCCCGCTATCCCACTGCAGGGGGCAAGCAATGA
- a CDS encoding UPF0158 family protein, with protein MLRDVDIIWDELLDAFENTDPDVVYILDRLSGEIYLVPSDYDDDQFWQDVAANSEQYLPIPGYDYGQERLLLYEFIQKVENAHLKEMLGRAYGGKIPYGKVEEILSFYPEEMDELESLRDSQLTRRVKQWLEEHDLYSPIDLTMDSYE; from the coding sequence GTGTTACGCGATGTAGATATCATCTGGGACGAACTTCTGGATGCGTTTGAGAATACCGACCCTGATGTGGTATATATTCTGGACAGGCTTTCCGGTGAGATCTATCTGGTCCCTTCCGATTATGATGACGACCAGTTCTGGCAGGATGTGGCGGCAAACAGTGAGCAGTACCTGCCGATACCCGGTTATGATTATGGCCAGGAGCGGTTGCTCTTGTATGAATTCATCCAGAAAGTGGAAAACGCCCATCTCAAGGAGATGCTCGGCAGGGCATATGGCGGGAAGATCCCTTACGGCAAAGTTGAGGAGATCCTTTCCTTTTATCCGGAAGAGATGGATGAACTGGAGTCTCTCCGGGACTCTCAGCTCACCAGACGGGTGAAACAATGGCTGGAAGAGCATGACCTCTATTCTCCCATCGATTTGACTATGGATTCTTATGAGTGA
- a CDS encoding heavy metal translocating P-type ATPase has translation MSRRLRYSVTGMSCVNCAARIEKELSATTGIIHASINFAMEELLVEYESGVIKPQAIEALVKKLGYGIKTHVAGDSGPADEKSFVRQRNWFVLSLALSLPIMLTMSVHGNSAVGWMNLVLATIVQFTAGLTFYRGSWYALKSRSANMDVLVALGTSAAYFYSLFAFLSASHEGVFFETSAMLIAFIRLGKYLEARARGKAGEALRKLLKLQADRARLVVDGTERDVAASELKIGDVVLVRPGETIPVDGELVDGRTLVDESMVTGEAMPVERRAGDAVVGATINQSGTIRVRATRIGEETLLAQIVRLVQDAQADKAPIQRFADRVSAVFVPVVVSLAMMTFAGWFLFSGHGFLFAFKLAIAVIVIACPCAMGLATPTAIMVGSGVGLSRGILIKRGSVLEQISHIQLLLLDKTGTITVGRPTLSTVLAVKGVDEERLLECLAAAESQSNHPLAKAVVEGAAKRGVSFGEVTNYEERGGFGISCSYNGMRLIAGNSRLMSEEGVETSQLSEQAERLAREGKSLVWIAAGRMLVGLAALGDPIKETSARAIYDLKLLGIPCTMITGDHSSVAAAIATQAGIGKFEAEVLPERKQKVVQEYQRQGLVVGMVGDGINDAPALAQADVGIAIGGGTDVAKETGDIVLIRDDLLDVVRAVKLGRATLAKIKQNLFWALFYNILGIPVAAGMLYFKFGITLRPELAGLAMALSSVSVVTNSLLLKRAKL, from the coding sequence ATGTCAAGGCGCCTTAGATACTCCGTAACCGGCATGTCGTGCGTCAACTGCGCTGCCCGGATCGAGAAGGAACTCTCTGCCACCACCGGCATCATTCATGCCTCGATCAACTTTGCCATGGAAGAGTTGTTGGTTGAGTATGAGAGCGGCGTTATCAAGCCACAGGCAATAGAAGCGCTAGTCAAAAAACTTGGCTACGGGATAAAGACTCATGTTGCCGGTGATAGCGGTCCGGCTGACGAAAAATCTTTTGTCCGTCAGCGCAACTGGTTTGTCTTGAGCCTTGCTCTGTCCCTGCCGATAATGCTCACCATGTCCGTGCACGGCAATAGCGCCGTCGGCTGGATGAACCTGGTGCTGGCCACGATTGTGCAGTTTACTGCCGGTCTGACCTTTTACCGGGGTTCGTGGTATGCCCTTAAGAGCAGAAGCGCTAACATGGATGTGCTGGTAGCGTTGGGGACTTCGGCAGCTTACTTCTACTCGCTGTTTGCTTTTCTCTCCGCCAGCCATGAAGGGGTTTTCTTTGAGACCTCTGCCATGCTGATCGCTTTTATCCGCCTGGGAAAGTATCTTGAAGCCCGTGCCCGGGGCAAGGCCGGCGAGGCTTTGAGAAAGCTCCTTAAGCTGCAGGCCGACCGGGCAAGGCTTGTCGTGGACGGCACGGAGCGGGATGTGGCGGCGTCGGAGCTGAAGATCGGCGATGTGGTGCTTGTCAGGCCTGGCGAGACCATACCGGTTGACGGCGAGCTGGTTGATGGTCGCACCCTGGTGGACGAATCGATGGTTACCGGTGAAGCGATGCCGGTTGAGAGGCGGGCCGGAGACGCGGTTGTCGGGGCAACTATCAACCAGAGCGGCACCATAAGGGTTCGCGCCACCAGGATCGGCGAAGAGACCTTGCTGGCCCAGATTGTCCGTCTGGTGCAGGATGCCCAGGCAGACAAGGCGCCGATCCAGAGATTTGCCGACCGGGTTTCGGCTGTATTTGTACCGGTTGTGGTCTCGCTTGCCATGATGACCTTTGCCGGTTGGTTTTTGTTCAGCGGCCACGGCTTTCTCTTTGCCTTCAAACTCGCCATTGCCGTAATTGTCATTGCCTGCCCTTGCGCCATGGGGCTTGCCACTCCTACGGCAATCATGGTGGGGAGCGGGGTTGGCCTCAGCCGGGGTATCCTGATAAAAAGGGGATCGGTGCTGGAGCAGATTTCCCACATCCAACTGCTTTTGTTGGACAAGACCGGTACCATTACTGTTGGCAGACCAACCCTAAGCACTGTGCTTGCGGTCAAAGGTGTTGACGAGGAGCGACTCCTGGAATGTCTTGCCGCTGCCGAATCACAATCGAACCATCCTTTGGCCAAGGCAGTTGTCGAGGGTGCTGCTAAAAGAGGGGTATCGTTTGGCGAAGTGACCAATTATGAGGAGCGGGGGGGATTCGGCATCTCCTGCAGTTACAACGGCATGCGCCTCATTGCCGGTAACAGCCGTTTGATGAGCGAAGAGGGTGTGGAAACAAGCCAGCTGTCCGAACAGGCAGAGAGGCTGGCCCGCGAAGGGAAGTCGCTGGTCTGGATAGCTGCCGGTCGCATGCTGGTTGGTCTGGCGGCCCTCGGCGATCCGATCAAGGAGACCTCTGCCCGGGCGATTTACGACCTGAAGCTTTTGGGTATTCCCTGCACCATGATCACCGGCGACCACAGCTCTGTTGCCGCGGCTATCGCCACGCAGGCAGGGATTGGCAAATTTGAGGCTGAAGTCCTGCCGGAGCGCAAGCAGAAGGTGGTTCAGGAGTACCAGCGGCAGGGGCTGGTTGTCGGGATGGTTGGCGACGGGATCAACGACGCCCCGGCGCTTGCTCAGGCCGATGTCGGCATTGCCATCGGCGGCGGTACCGATGTGGCTAAGGAGACGGGCGACATTGTGCTGATCAGGGATGACCTGCTGGATGTGGTCCGGGCGGTGAAGCTGGGTAGGGCAACCCTGGCCAAGATCAAACAGAACCTTTTCTGGGCACTGTTTTACAATATCCTTGGGATCCCTGTTGCAGCCGGGATGCTGTACTTTAAGTTCGGTATTACGCTGAGACCTGAACTGGCAGGGTTGGCCATGGCACTGTCATCGGTCTCGGTGGTGACCAACTCGCTGCTGTTGAAACGGGCGAAACTATAA
- a CDS encoding AI-2E family transporter — MSEHSDSRTNRSSAVWVALLIGAVIIAIAGYSMKHTISCFLLSFIFAYLLDPVLLLLERKNIRRDYGIALLYAILSILVFFFIVFMVPLLTTRWQELVRNLPGYVQKIKQLSSNLRNGYEPSFGTAEWQWLLDSLIGNLDKMTGKLGAGVYSAASKVAFNLFNLLLAPILVFFMLHYKNEINSELVRWLPPQRKELILLISSEINRSVGGYIRGQLIVSLIVAVLSTMALYFLDVDYALLNGLFAGAASILPFIGVILAMIPPLFFAYIKFQTLSSLLSVLAAFSIIYFVEGYLIKPLVFKEAMNLNPLVTIIFVMALGELMGFWGILLAIPIAAAVKITLEHLRKGDFNKDP, encoded by the coding sequence ATGAGTGAGCATAGCGACAGCAGAACAAACCGCTCCTCCGCCGTATGGGTGGCGCTGCTGATCGGCGCGGTGATCATTGCGATTGCCGGCTATTCAATGAAGCACACCATCTCCTGCTTTTTGCTTTCTTTTATCTTTGCCTATCTGCTGGACCCGGTGCTGCTGCTTCTGGAGCGGAAGAATATCCGGCGCGATTACGGCATAGCCCTGTTGTACGCGATCCTGTCGATACTGGTGTTCTTTTTCATCGTGTTCATGGTGCCGTTGCTGACAACCCGTTGGCAGGAACTTGTCAGAAACCTGCCCGGATACGTCCAGAAGATCAAACAGTTGTCGAGTAATCTCCGCAACGGCTATGAGCCGTCGTTCGGCACTGCCGAATGGCAATGGCTCCTGGATTCCCTGATCGGCAATCTTGACAAAATGACCGGCAAACTAGGGGCCGGAGTCTATTCCGCGGCATCAAAGGTTGCCTTCAACCTGTTCAATCTCCTGCTGGCGCCGATCCTAGTCTTTTTCATGCTCCACTATAAAAATGAGATAAACAGTGAGCTGGTACGCTGGCTGCCGCCGCAGCGCAAGGAGTTGATCCTGCTGATCAGCAGCGAGATCAACCGCAGCGTCGGCGGTTATATCCGGGGGCAGCTGATCGTTTCGCTGATTGTGGCGGTACTGTCAACGATGGCCCTCTATTTCCTGGATGTCGATTACGCCCTGCTCAACGGGCTTTTTGCCGGTGCCGCTTCAATTCTACCGTTCATTGGTGTGATCCTGGCAATGATCCCCCCGTTGTTCTTTGCCTACATCAAGTTCCAGACCCTGTCTTCACTGCTGTCGGTTCTTGCCGCTTTTTCAATCATCTATTTCGTTGAAGGTTACCTGATCAAGCCGCTGGTTTTCAAAGAGGCGATGAACCTCAACCCGCTGGTTACCATTATCTTTGTCATGGCCTTGGGAGAGTTGATGGGGTTTTGGGGGATTCTCCTGGCGATACCGATCGCCGCTGCCGTAAAAATCACTCTTGAGCATCTCCGCAAGGGCGATTTCAACAAGGATCCCTGA
- a CDS encoding penicillin-binding transpeptidase domain-containing protein translates to MPWSSEPPRNSFKRIDSEPPQRKRRLKLLLPVIACLLAAYPLFHLLVSAGNALSSVSRTPAAKEPLPKKADSENSFRLAREALASASFDGSRYRADRTDGLTVYYAINPELQDRVRKVMAEYRVPYGVFVAIEPKTGRILALASHSEADAGWEAQAPYNLYPMASLFKIITAAAALEQRKVTPQTVVPFRGRLTSENPRYWETGAKRGNQEMDLTTAMGKSVNPVFGRLANDVVGKDGIMSGIERFGFNQTLLPGEPVLSSCSSEPQDGSALMLMGAGLCKDVKISPLYAAVMMAAVANKGVMLQPLLASEIRSSQGKVLFSGESRQVRRVVSPETADQLSRMMSTTVSQGTSRKVFRDRRGRPKLAAVDIAAKTGSISGTDPPGHYSWFAAYAPINDPQIAVAALVINGAKWRIKASLLGEQALEAFFQ, encoded by the coding sequence GTGCCGTGGAGCAGTGAGCCTCCGCGAAACAGTTTCAAACGTATTGATTCTGAGCCACCACAGCGCAAACGCCGCTTGAAGCTGCTGTTGCCTGTCATTGCCTGTCTTCTGGCCGCCTATCCGCTGTTTCATCTCCTGGTTTCTGCTGGAAATGCACTGTCCAGTGTCAGTCGAACGCCGGCGGCCAAGGAACCTCTGCCAAAGAAAGCAGATTCTGAAAACTCGTTCCGGCTTGCCCGAGAGGCGCTAGCGTCTGCATCCTTCGATGGCAGCCGGTACCGGGCTGACCGTACCGACGGTTTAACCGTCTATTACGCGATAAACCCTGAACTGCAGGACCGGGTACGCAAGGTCATGGCAGAGTATCGAGTTCCATACGGCGTTTTTGTCGCCATAGAGCCGAAAACCGGTCGGATTCTTGCCCTTGCGTCCCACTCAGAGGCGGATGCCGGCTGGGAGGCCCAAGCGCCTTATAATCTGTATCCCATGGCCTCGCTGTTCAAGATAATCACTGCTGCCGCTGCTCTGGAACAACGCAAGGTCACTCCCCAGACGGTCGTGCCGTTTCGAGGGCGACTCACCTCGGAAAACCCCCGCTATTGGGAAACCGGGGCAAAGCGCGGCAACCAGGAGATGGACCTGACCACCGCGATGGGCAAATCGGTGAATCCGGTTTTTGGCCGGTTGGCGAATGACGTCGTTGGCAAGGACGGCATCATGTCCGGTATTGAGCGGTTCGGGTTCAACCAGACCCTGCTCCCGGGAGAGCCGGTATTATCCAGCTGCAGTTCGGAGCCGCAGGATGGGTCGGCTTTGATGCTGATGGGCGCGGGGCTCTGCAAGGACGTAAAGATCTCGCCACTCTATGCCGCGGTGATGATGGCCGCAGTAGCCAACAAAGGGGTAATGCTCCAGCCACTTCTTGCCAGCGAGATTCGTAGCAGCCAGGGGAAAGTGCTTTTTTCCGGCGAGTCCCGGCAGGTCCGGCGGGTCGTGTCGCCTGAGACTGCCGATCAGTTGTCGCGAATGATGTCCACCACGGTCAGTCAGGGGACCTCGCGCAAGGTGTTCCGCGACCGGCGGGGCCGGCCAAAGCTGGCAGCCGTTGATATCGCTGCCAAGACCGGTTCTATCAGCGGCACTGATCCACCTGGTCACTACAGCTGGTTTGCCGCCTATGCGCCGATCAATGATCCGCAGATTGCCGTGGCAGCACTGGTTATCAACGGTGCCAAGTGGCGGATCAAGGCTTCTTTGCTGGGCGAACAGGCCCTCGAAGCATTTTTCCAATGA
- a CDS encoding MauE/DoxX family redox-associated membrane protein has translation MTSGLLKHGVAIARIVLGAIFLYAGALKVADPKAFAGSIEAYRLLPYFGNYLAASIIPWIEIICGLVLVTGWRAKLGATVTILLNLVFIAAMVSAIARGLEIDCGCFKQGAKDPPLLAIGRDLVFIAMAALVLWQDRRNATD, from the coding sequence ATGACCAGCGGGCTCCTCAAGCACGGTGTAGCCATTGCCCGGATCGTCCTCGGCGCGATTTTTCTCTATGCCGGCGCACTCAAAGTCGCTGACCCCAAAGCCTTTGCTGGTAGCATTGAGGCCTATCGACTCCTGCCCTACTTCGGCAATTACCTTGCTGCTTCGATTATTCCGTGGATCGAGATCATCTGTGGCTTGGTGCTGGTTACCGGTTGGCGGGCAAAGCTCGGTGCGACAGTCACCATCCTGCTCAATCTGGTTTTTATCGCGGCAATGGTCTCTGCCATCGCCAGAGGGCTGGAGATTGATTGCGGCTGCTTCAAGCAGGGGGCCAAGGATCCGCCGCTTCTGGCGATCGGTCGCGATCTCGTGTTCATTGCAATGGCGGCACTGGTTCTCTGGCAGGACCGACGCAATGCAACAGATTGA
- a CDS encoding UDP-2,3-diacylglucosamine diphosphatase, with amino-acid sequence MRTIFIADAHLQHESDARYHAMLSFLDELCGTTETLYIMGDFFEFWLGYPEIPFPHYLPVLEALRKLRESGTDIIYFEGNHDFHIGPFFSETLGARIFPGPAALTIAGQKAYLCHGDQANPADIPYRLLRFVFHSSFTRWLTNVVPPWVACAIADHMGRKGREYLHLKGENPAFRNILITHAAKQFAKGYDLVVAGHFHIPFTETFPETPGKRLVSLGAWAAGLHYGELIDNEIILKQYR; translated from the coding sequence ATGCGCACCATATTCATTGCCGACGCCCACCTCCAGCACGAGAGCGACGCCAGATACCACGCCATGCTCAGCTTCCTTGACGAACTGTGCGGCACCACCGAAACCCTGTACATCATGGGCGACTTCTTCGAATTCTGGCTAGGTTACCCGGAAATTCCGTTTCCGCACTACCTGCCGGTGCTCGAAGCGCTACGCAAACTCCGGGAAAGCGGAACTGACATCATTTATTTTGAAGGAAATCACGATTTCCACATCGGCCCGTTTTTTTCCGAAACCCTGGGAGCACGGATATTTCCCGGGCCTGCCGCTCTGACCATCGCCGGACAAAAAGCCTATCTCTGCCACGGCGATCAGGCAAACCCGGCAGACATCCCATACCGGCTGTTGCGCTTCGTCTTCCACTCATCATTCACCCGCTGGCTGACGAATGTCGTCCCACCGTGGGTAGCATGCGCGATTGCCGATCATATGGGGCGAAAAGGCCGGGAGTACCTGCACCTGAAGGGCGAAAACCCCGCCTTTCGCAACATCCTGATAACACATGCCGCAAAACAGTTTGCCAAGGGCTATGATCTGGTTGTTGCCGGCCATTTCCACATTCCATTCACCGAAACATTCCCGGAAACACCGGGAAAACGGCTGGTTTCGCTCGGGGCGTGGGCTGCCGGACTGCACTACGGCGAACTAATCGATAACGAGATTATTCTGAAACAATACCGCTGA
- a CDS encoding YkgJ family cysteine cluster protein: MECMRCGTCCVAPDIAALEKPLGVRCLKLRSDGTCSIYDARPTVCRGYRPDEICKMVAAPTLDQRVANYLELFGLERSG, encoded by the coding sequence ATGGAATGCATGCGTTGCGGGACATGTTGCGTGGCGCCGGATATTGCCGCCCTGGAAAAACCTCTGGGGGTGCGCTGTCTCAAGCTGCGCAGTGATGGAACCTGTTCAATCTATGACGCCCGGCCCACTGTCTGTCGCGGCTACCGCCCGGATGAAATCTGCAAGATGGTGGCGGCACCGACCCTTGACCAGCGAGTGGCGAATTATCTGGAGCTGTTTGGGCTGGAGCGGTCGGGGTAA
- a CDS encoding AI-2E family transporter produces the protein MERLSAHVRIYWLWAGFFLLLLAASLLLRHTLSAVLTSLAIAYLLNPLMKYMEAHAGFPRWLSLILLYLIVLIGCFFASFVLVPYTGNQIDLLTLSLPGYIQNLKSAVNAWRTELSFYYTSDELAWLTQQATEILNHLAAEVSGKGYERVKGLGFALFDLLLAPILVFFLLSYKESAKKFLIGLMPDSSRGGLIKIGNKINRTLERFLYAMLLDCILVGILCSAALYLLGVDFALLNGMIAGFSTVVPFIGATISVIPPILIGYLNSGDLMLIPKICGVYFLIHVVVEGNLIKPLLMRGALHLNPLAVIFALMALGEIMGFWGVVLAVPLTAVIKICSDDIHAMLLEKSDVKAP, from the coding sequence ATGGAACGGCTATCGGCTCATGTGCGCATTTACTGGTTGTGGGCGGGCTTTTTTCTCCTTTTGCTCGCTGCCAGCCTGTTGCTGCGCCATACGCTTTCAGCCGTTCTCACCTCCCTGGCGATTGCCTACCTGTTAAACCCTTTGATGAAATATATGGAGGCGCATGCCGGATTTCCTCGCTGGCTCTCCTTGATCCTGTTGTATTTGATTGTGCTGATCGGGTGCTTCTTCGCCTCTTTCGTGCTGGTCCCCTACACCGGCAACCAGATAGATCTGCTAACCCTTTCCCTGCCGGGGTACATTCAGAATCTCAAGAGTGCGGTCAATGCCTGGCGGACGGAACTCTCTTTCTACTACACCTCTGATGAACTTGCCTGGCTGACGCAACAAGCCACGGAAATACTCAATCACCTGGCTGCCGAGGTCTCCGGCAAGGGGTACGAGCGGGTCAAAGGGCTCGGTTTTGCCCTGTTCGATCTTTTGCTGGCGCCGATCCTGGTCTTTTTCCTGTTGAGCTACAAGGAGTCGGCAAAAAAATTCCTCATCGGCCTGATGCCTGACAGCAGTCGTGGCGGTCTGATCAAAATCGGCAACAAGATCAACCGGACTCTGGAGCGTTTTCTCTATGCCATGCTGCTGGACTGCATCCTGGTGGGGATACTCTGCTCGGCGGCTCTGTACCTCCTTGGGGTCGATTTCGCGCTGCTCAACGGCATGATCGCCGGCTTCTCGACCGTTGTGCCCTTTATCGGGGCCACCATCTCGGTGATCCCCCCGATACTGATCGGTTATCTGAACAGTGGCGATCTGATGCTGATCCCCAAGATCTGTGGTGTCTATTTTCTGATCCATGTGGTAGTCGAAGGGAACCTGATCAAGCCGCTCCTGATGCGGGGCGCCCTTCACCTGAACCCGCTTGCGGTGATCTTTGCCCTGATGGCCTTAGGTGAGATCATGGGATTCTGGGGAGTTGTTCTGGCAGTGCCGCTGACAGCGGTAATCAAGATCTGCAGCGATGACATTCATGCAATGCTGCTGGAGAAGAGTGATGTCAAGGCGCCTTAG